Proteins from one Flammeovirgaceae bacterium genomic window:
- a CDS encoding dehydrogenase translates to MQFNRKNFTGTILKDLYESLLRPRLIEEKMLILLRQNKISKWFSGIGQEAIAVGVAKGLDNEDYILPMHRNLGVFTARNMPLDRLFAQWQGTSLGYTKGRDRSFHFGSREHHIVGMISHLGPQNGVADGIALAGKLLKEKRVVAVFNGDGGTSEGDFHEAINVAAVWDLPVIFIIENNGYGLSTPSHEQFRCKNFVDKAIGYGMEGVKVDGNNILEVYGTVKALAGSIRKKPRPVLLEAVTFRMRGHEEASGTKYVPKKLMEDWAKKDPLANYENYLIKEGVIDKKYVGGLAGRIKKEIDEGLAIAFESQLPTASTQTELDDLFQTFVQTPVGPKSGKTTEKRFVDAISDGLRQSMEKYPNLVLMGQDIAEYGGVFKITDGFVKAFGKERVRNTPICESAIVGAGLGLSIKGMKAMVEMQFADFVTEGFNQIVNNLAKSHWRWGQHADVVVRMPTGAGTAAGPFHSQSNEAWFFHTPGLKIVYPSTPYDAKGLLNAAIEDPNPYLYFEHKLLYRSIKEEIPDDYYTVEVGKAKTVLEGTGLSIITYGMGVHWAKGMAENLPGISMEIIDLRTLMPWDKEAVEATVKKTNRVLVLHEDTLTGGIGAEISAWINEHCFQHLDAPVMRVASLDTPIPFAPVLENNFLAKSRLKEKIEALARY, encoded by the coding sequence ATGCAATTCAACCGTAAAAATTTTACCGGAACCATCCTGAAGGACCTGTACGAAAGCCTTTTGAGGCCTCGCCTTATTGAAGAAAAGATGCTTATCCTTCTCCGGCAGAACAAAATCAGCAAGTGGTTCAGTGGCATCGGGCAGGAGGCCATTGCCGTAGGGGTCGCCAAAGGGCTGGACAACGAAGACTACATCCTGCCCATGCACAGGAACCTGGGGGTGTTTACGGCCAGGAACATGCCGCTCGACAGGTTGTTTGCACAATGGCAGGGCACTTCATTGGGGTATACCAAAGGAAGGGACCGTTCTTTTCATTTTGGGTCCCGGGAACATCATATAGTGGGCATGATCTCACACCTCGGCCCCCAAAACGGAGTGGCCGATGGCATAGCCCTGGCAGGGAAATTATTAAAAGAAAAAAGGGTGGTGGCCGTGTTCAATGGGGATGGCGGCACAAGCGAAGGCGACTTTCATGAGGCCATCAATGTGGCTGCCGTATGGGACCTGCCGGTCATATTCATTATAGAGAACAATGGCTACGGGCTCTCCACGCCCAGCCACGAGCAGTTCCGTTGCAAAAATTTTGTGGACAAGGCCATCGGGTACGGCATGGAGGGGGTAAAAGTAGATGGCAATAATATCCTGGAGGTTTATGGTACGGTAAAGGCCCTGGCAGGCAGTATTAGGAAAAAACCGAGGCCGGTCTTGCTGGAAGCCGTTACGTTTAGGATGCGGGGCCATGAAGAAGCATCGGGCACCAAATACGTACCTAAGAAATTGATGGAGGACTGGGCTAAAAAGGACCCGTTGGCAAACTATGAAAATTACCTCATCAAAGAAGGGGTGATTGACAAGAAGTACGTTGGGGGCCTGGCCGGAAGGATAAAGAAAGAAATCGATGAGGGGTTGGCCATTGCCTTTGAAAGCCAGCTCCCAACGGCAAGCACCCAAACCGAACTGGACGACTTGTTCCAAACTTTTGTCCAAACCCCGGTCGGCCCAAAATCGGGAAAAACCACTGAAAAAAGGTTTGTCGATGCCATTTCGGATGGCTTGCGGCAAAGTATGGAAAAGTACCCCAACCTCGTGTTGATGGGCCAGGACATTGCCGAATATGGCGGGGTGTTCAAAATCACGGACGGGTTTGTGAAGGCCTTCGGCAAGGAACGCGTCCGCAATACGCCCATTTGTGAGTCTGCCATCGTGGGCGCTGGCCTGGGCCTCTCTATTAAGGGCATGAAGGCGATGGTGGAAATGCAATTTGCAGACTTTGTAACGGAAGGCTTCAATCAAATCGTAAACAACCTGGCCAAGTCCCATTGGCGCTGGGGGCAGCACGCAGACGTGGTGGTGCGGATGCCCACAGGGGCAGGCACGGCCGCTGGCCCCTTCCACAGCCAATCCAACGAGGCTTGGTTTTTCCATACCCCTGGGTTGAAAATAGTTTATCCGTCCACCCCTTACGATGCCAAAGGGTTGTTGAACGCGGCCATTGAAGACCCCAACCCATATTTGTATTTCGAGCACAAGCTGTTGTACCGCTCCATCAAGGAGGAAATACCCGATGATTATTACACCGTGGAAGTAGGCAAGGCAAAAACCGTTTTGGAAGGCACTGGGCTTTCCATCATTACCTACGGCATGGGCGTGCACTGGGCAAAAGGAATGGCCGAAAACCTGCCGGGCATCAGCATGGAAATCATTGACCTGCGCACCTTGATGCCATGGGACAAGGAGGCGGTGGAGGCCACCGTAAAAAAAACCAACCGGGTTTTGGTATTACACGAAGACACCCTCACCGGGGGCATTGGCGCGGAAATATCGGCATGGATTAATGAGCATTGTTTCCAACACCTGGATGCCCCGGTAATGCGTGTGGCCAGCTTGGATACCCCCATCCCATTTGCCCCGGTATTGGAAAACAATTTCCTGGCAAAAAGCCGGCTGAAGGAAAAAATCGAAGCCCTGGCCCGATATTAA